One stretch of Pontiella desulfatans DNA includes these proteins:
- a CDS encoding sulfatase family protein, translated as MRNRFLMGIGLAGMLAVLAQAADQPNVVIIYGDDVGYGDVGAYGSEKIPTPNIDRLAAQGLRFTDGHCSAATCTPSRFSMLTGIHGFRHNARVLPPNAPLIVPTDKLTLPKLFKKAGYQTAVIGKWHLGIGEKGTPVDWNGDVKPGPLEVGFDYSFLLPSTNDRVPCVLMRNHRVIGLDPKDPLYVGNKLKEVQKPGSTQYPDGRTNREAMTFYPSTHGHDNSVINGIGRIGYQSGGKSALWDDATLSDVFVEEMKSYIADHKEKPFFLYFASQDIHVPRVPHPRFRGATKLGYRGDAMVQFDWTVGEIMKTLEQHGLTENTIVVFSSDNGPVYDDGYEDGTTVLCSEEEGEKGHDGSGIWRGGKYQIYEGGTRVPFIVSWPAKIQPGTSDALVNQIDLLASFADLLDQPLAKDDAADSRGTLDAFLGKDEVGQEYMIEESFGLALRNGDWKYIEPSQPQWPNGRPAIERSLYHLEKDPSETTNVIAEYPEVADEMEQQLKKMVESGGIRSLK; from the coding sequence ATGAGAAATAGATTTTTAATGGGTATCGGGCTTGCGGGAATGCTGGCGGTTTTGGCTCAGGCAGCCGATCAACCGAATGTAGTCATTATTTACGGCGATGATGTCGGATATGGCGATGTAGGCGCCTACGGTTCGGAAAAGATTCCTACCCCGAATATTGACCGTTTGGCGGCACAGGGGTTGCGTTTCACAGATGGGCACTGTTCAGCCGCCACCTGCACACCCTCTCGTTTTTCCATGCTTACAGGGATTCATGGGTTCCGCCACAATGCGCGGGTGCTTCCGCCAAATGCTCCGCTGATTGTTCCGACGGATAAACTGACCCTGCCCAAGCTGTTTAAAAAAGCAGGCTATCAGACGGCCGTGATCGGAAAATGGCATCTGGGCATTGGAGAAAAGGGAACGCCGGTCGACTGGAATGGAGATGTAAAACCCGGTCCGCTGGAAGTCGGGTTTGATTATTCCTTCCTGCTGCCGTCCACCAACGACCGCGTACCCTGTGTGCTGATGCGTAATCACCGGGTGATCGGTCTGGACCCAAAAGACCCGCTCTATGTCGGGAATAAACTGAAAGAGGTCCAGAAACCGGGGAGTACGCAATATCCGGATGGCCGGACCAATCGTGAAGCGATGACATTTTATCCCAGCACGCATGGTCATGATAACAGCGTGATCAACGGCATCGGCCGTATTGGCTATCAGTCGGGCGGAAAGTCCGCGCTTTGGGACGATGCGACGCTCTCGGATGTATTTGTGGAGGAAATGAAGAGCTACATCGCAGACCACAAAGAGAAACCGTTCTTCCTCTACTTTGCTTCGCAGGATATCCATGTGCCGCGTGTGCCGCATCCGCGTTTCCGTGGAGCAACCAAACTGGGCTATCGCGGCGATGCCATGGTGCAGTTTGACTGGACCGTCGGCGAAATCATGAAAACGCTTGAACAGCATGGTTTGACGGAAAATACCATCGTGGTTTTTTCCAGCGACAATGGACCGGTTTATGACGATGGCTATGAAGACGGCACCACCGTCCTCTGCTCTGAAGAGGAAGGAGAAAAGGGACATGATGGTTCCGGCATCTGGCGCGGTGGAAAATACCAGATTTATGAAGGCGGCACCCGGGTTCCGTTCATAGTCAGCTGGCCGGCGAAAATCCAGCCGGGAACATCGGATGCCTTAGTGAATCAGATCGACCTGCTGGCTTCATTTGCCGACCTGCTGGATCAGCCGTTGGCCAAAGATGACGCGGCAGACAGCCGCGGTACATTGGATGCTTTCCTCGGCAAGGATGAGGTGGGCCAGGAATATATGATCGAGGAATCCTTCGGGCTGGCCCTGCGCAATGGCGACTGGAAATATATCGAACCGTCTCAGCCTCAATGGCCCAACGGCCGCCCGGCGATTGAGCGATCGCTTTACCATCTTGAAAAGGATCCTTCGGAAACCACCAATGTAATTGCGGAGTATCCTGAAGTGGCCGATGAAATGGAACAGCAACTGAAGAAAATGGTTGAGAGCGGCGGGATCCGTTCGTTGAAGTAA
- a CDS encoding right-handed parallel beta-helix repeat-containing protein, with protein MKHWISIQLISLLFSASPLIASGTAYYLSSSSGNDSGEGTPSSPWKSLSRINSTKLKPGDEIYFKKNDRFDGRFVLNGSGTKDQPIRITSYGEGPLPVITGHSDGGDFQEAVYVLNNDNIVFDRLEIQNERTRSRSGVKDDDAYGLHVHNTGGRVMKNIIVRNMVFKNVYAVKPMLNPDDFDGIEVAGIRFSSSRNRRGHPPKNIRNILVEDCLFSDIQRLGIHIKHSGSQDGARDPINHNENVIVRNNEFHHLGGTSVLPIRTYNCLIENNLFNHPGSSKDSRMPGRGSSVWTWRCVNTVIQRNTCLSTRGYLDSHGIHIDHENINTFVQYNYMEDCEGGFVEILGGNSNAVYRFNISVNDGWRDNPNWGSSNHTLWINNVGPGKKEHHCTHSYIYNNTVFMDRDFSTAIEMNAKNTFIYNNLFVNEGGGEIGGKRVMVKNNDTPLFLKNNLYSGGINSEFTDMDSDPVMAEPMFSGSGEGAERFRLAVNSPAKHAGVPVAGPPIPGAGKGVFKHLPPYPTEDYFGNPIDLSRGTPTLGAGK; from the coding sequence ATGAAACATTGGATATCGATTCAGCTTATAAGCCTGCTGTTTTCAGCAAGCCCCCTGATTGCCAGTGGAACGGCATATTATCTGAGTTCTTCAAGCGGAAATGATTCGGGAGAGGGTACGCCTTCCAGTCCCTGGAAAAGTTTGTCCCGAATCAACAGCACGAAGCTGAAGCCTGGTGATGAAATCTATTTCAAAAAGAATGACCGCTTTGATGGCCGTTTTGTGCTGAATGGGTCGGGAACGAAAGATCAGCCCATTCGGATTACATCCTATGGTGAAGGTCCACTTCCGGTCATAACCGGTCATTCGGACGGGGGTGATTTTCAGGAAGCGGTCTATGTGCTGAACAACGATAATATTGTTTTTGACAGACTCGAGATTCAGAATGAACGCACCCGTTCGCGGTCCGGTGTAAAGGATGATGATGCCTATGGCCTGCATGTTCATAATACCGGAGGCCGGGTGATGAAAAATATCATCGTCCGTAACATGGTTTTTAAGAATGTTTACGCCGTGAAGCCCATGCTGAATCCGGATGACTTTGATGGGATTGAAGTGGCCGGTATTCGGTTTTCATCCTCCAGAAACCGGAGGGGTCATCCTCCTAAAAACATCCGCAATATCCTGGTTGAAGATTGCCTGTTCAGTGATATCCAGCGATTGGGTATTCATATCAAACATAGTGGAAGTCAGGACGGGGCGCGTGATCCGATCAATCACAATGAAAATGTGATCGTCCGAAATAATGAGTTTCATCATCTGGGAGGAACCAGTGTGCTTCCGATTCGCACGTATAACTGTCTTATCGAAAACAATCTGTTTAATCATCCGGGCTCCAGCAAAGATTCCCGCATGCCGGGGCGGGGCAGTTCGGTGTGGACCTGGCGATGTGTGAACACGGTCATTCAGCGCAACACCTGCCTGAGTACGCGGGGCTATCTGGATTCCCACGGCATTCATATTGACCATGAAAATATCAATACCTTCGTGCAGTATAATTACATGGAAGATTGCGAAGGGGGCTTTGTTGAAATTCTCGGCGGGAATTCCAATGCAGTGTATCGCTTCAACATCAGTGTGAACGACGGGTGGCGTGATAATCCGAACTGGGGCAGCAGCAATCATACGCTGTGGATCAATAATGTGGGCCCCGGAAAAAAAGAACATCACTGCACGCATTCCTATATCTACAATAATACGGTTTTCATGGATCGGGATTTCAGTACCGCCATTGAAATGAATGCAAAGAACACCTTTATTTACAACAATCTCTTTGTGAATGAAGGCGGTGGTGAAATCGGCGGAAAACGGGTGATGGTCAAAAACAACGACACACCGCTTTTTCTGAAAAACAACTTATATTCCGGAGGAATCAATTCGGAGTTTACCGATATGGATTCTGATCCGGTGATGGCTGAACCGATGTTTTCCGGCAGCGGGGAAGGTGCTGAACGATTTCGGCTTGCTGTAAACAGTCCGGCGAAACATGCCGGTGTTCCCGTTGCCGGTCCTCCGATTCCCGGCGCTGGGAAGGGCGTCTTCAAACATCTGCCGCCATATCCCACCGAGGATTATTTCGGCAATCCGATTGATCTTTCCCGCGGAACGCCAACGCTGGGAGCAGGGAAATGA
- a CDS encoding family 78 glycoside hydrolase catalytic domain — MARFHPERCDDVDFRMAFWDWMTLDYEDSDWEKATVLKRTVGWPSPQKNERPGHLVPPWTTLVERDIPYLMEGHIAAGSPVTPGVNVEGAGQCRVEIYDVGQVLYGRPSLEIEAPEGTVVDIMSVPYLLSGEIRKTIAASRYTDRLICSGERDQWTAFYEKPVRWLAVVFRTAAEDAVLHDVSISRSAYPFVEQGSVNIPSAPELEMIWHASAETIRVCTSDAYTDNYRERRQYAQTAYYACLGNYPVFGDTALQRRYLIQIAQEQLANGMMPAYAPRHGGDFMVILDSNCFWIRGLHQYLIHSGDEETVRALLPAARKLMELFAGYSNQDGLIDSPPYPYWLDHVVQDRRGANFCLNGHYLGAVEDFAAVLQFFGEDDAGAFAALGQRMRAGLTEFYVEDRSLFCDAMIDGVHSDLFSEHANAMALAMGIASPEQQKAIAEKLLAAGTGDFVKHDDGTIMVTPAMSYFLHKGLCEAGFIDESFALLEERFNPMLEEEHNGTLWEEWWLDATGRSGKRRPFPAGRSDAQTESAFPPALMTEYLLGIKAVSPGMQRVKLNYYASERILHRKGSVPTPRGLITVEWKADASSIQLNLTVPEETEVALDRAGLGRSDSRHMLVNGERTPFEGPYLKLSPGTYRVVVER; from the coding sequence ATGGCACGCTTTCATCCCGAACGATGTGATGATGTAGATTTTCGTATGGCATTCTGGGACTGGATGACGCTGGATTATGAGGACAGCGATTGGGAAAAAGCCACTGTGTTAAAACGTACGGTCGGTTGGCCCAGTCCGCAGAAAAATGAGCGACCTGGCCATCTGGTTCCTCCGTGGACGACGTTGGTTGAACGGGATATTCCGTATTTGATGGAAGGTCATATCGCGGCTGGTTCGCCGGTTACCCCGGGCGTTAACGTTGAGGGCGCCGGCCAATGCCGTGTTGAAATTTATGATGTGGGGCAGGTCCTTTATGGCCGTCCGTCGCTGGAGATTGAGGCCCCGGAAGGAACGGTGGTTGATATTATGTCGGTACCGTATCTGCTGAGCGGTGAAATCCGTAAGACGATTGCGGCCTCCCGCTACACCGACCGGTTGATTTGTTCCGGGGAGCGGGATCAATGGACCGCCTTTTACGAAAAGCCGGTGCGCTGGCTGGCGGTGGTGTTCCGCACGGCAGCTGAGGACGCTGTACTACATGATGTATCTATCAGTCGCAGTGCTTATCCTTTTGTTGAGCAGGGTTCAGTGAACATCCCGTCTGCTCCAGAACTTGAAATGATATGGCATGCTTCGGCGGAAACCATCCGGGTCTGTACGAGTGACGCGTATACCGACAATTACCGCGAGCGCCGCCAGTATGCCCAGACCGCCTATTATGCCTGTCTCGGAAACTATCCGGTTTTTGGTGATACCGCGCTACAGCGGCGCTATCTGATCCAGATTGCCCAGGAGCAGCTGGCCAACGGAATGATGCCGGCCTACGCGCCGCGCCATGGAGGAGACTTTATGGTGATCCTGGATTCCAACTGTTTCTGGATCCGCGGCCTGCATCAATACCTGATCCATTCGGGGGATGAAGAGACGGTGCGGGCGCTGCTGCCGGCGGCCCGCAAGCTGATGGAACTGTTTGCCGGCTACTCTAATCAAGACGGTCTGATTGATTCGCCGCCGTATCCCTACTGGCTCGACCATGTCGTTCAGGACCGGCGCGGGGCTAACTTCTGCCTGAATGGACACTATCTCGGCGCGGTGGAGGATTTTGCTGCCGTACTGCAGTTTTTCGGCGAAGACGATGCCGGTGCATTTGCGGCGTTGGGACAGCGGATGCGAGCAGGGCTTACGGAGTTTTATGTAGAAGATCGCAGCCTGTTTTGCGATGCCATGATTGATGGAGTGCATTCGGACCTGTTCAGTGAACATGCCAATGCCATGGCGCTGGCGATGGGGATTGCATCGCCTGAGCAACAGAAGGCCATTGCTGAAAAGCTGCTGGCTGCCGGAACCGGCGATTTTGTGAAACATGATGACGGCACGATTATGGTAACGCCCGCGATGTCGTATTTTCTGCACAAAGGGCTGTGTGAGGCCGGTTTTATCGATGAATCGTTTGCCCTGCTGGAGGAGCGCTTCAACCCTATGCTGGAAGAAGAGCATAATGGAACGTTATGGGAAGAGTGGTGGCTGGATGCCACCGGCCGTAGCGGGAAACGTAGACCATTCCCCGCCGGTCGGAGCGATGCTCAGACGGAAAGTGCATTTCCACCGGCGCTCATGACTGAATACCTGTTGGGTATCAAGGCGGTGTCGCCGGGCATGCAACGGGTCAAACTTAACTATTATGCGTCAGAACGTATTCTTCATCGCAAAGGTTCTGTGCCGACACCCCGCGGATTGATCACGGTTGAATGGAAAGCGGATGCTTCATCCATTCAGCTAAACCTGACAGTCCCGGAAGAGACGGAAGTGGCTCTGGACAGAGCCGGTTTAGGCCGTTCTGACAGCCGGCATATGCTGGTTAACGGAGAGAGGACGCCCTTTGAAGGGCCGTATCTGAAGCTGTCGCCGGGTACCTACCGTGTTGTGGTGGAGCGGTAA
- a CDS encoding IS3 family transposase (programmed frameshift), with protein MPIKKYTTEQIIGLLRDAEILLAEGNTVAMASKKLGIAEQTYYRWRKEYGGMKVSHAKRLKDLEKENSRLKKLLAEAELDKAILKEAAFGKLLTPAKRRRAIIHIRDSFGIDRISERRACRVLGQPRSTQRRELRIKEDEPMLVQEMIELATQYGRYGYRRITAMLRHRGWKVNHKRIERMWRREGLKVPSKQPKRRRLWLNDGSCVRLRPSGKNHVWSYDFVHSRTHDGRAFRILNIIDEFTRECLAIKVARKLQSKDVLEALGKLFIHRGIPGYIRSDNGSEFIAVKLREWLQKLGVKTLYIEPGSPWENGYIESFNGKMRDELLNLEIFDTLREVEVLCEWWRQGYNTVRPHSSLGYRPPVPEAVRPRPLAVVPLRSPPAVDLTQILT; from the exons ATGCCTATTAAGAAATACACGACGGAACAGATCATCGGATTACTCCGAGATGCCGAGATCCTGCTGGCCGAAGGTAACACGGTGGCCATGGCCAGTAAGAAGCTGGGGATCGCCGAACAGACCTATTACCGCTGGCGTAAGGAATACGGAGGCATGAAGGTCTCCCATGCCAAGCGGCTTAAGGATCTCGAAAAAGAAAACAGCAGGCTGAAAAAGCTGCTGGCCGAAGCTGAGTTGGATAAAGCGATCCTGAAGGAAGCCGCCT TCGGGAAACTTCTGACGCCTGCCAAACGCCGGCGGGCGATTATTCATATACGGGATAGCTTCGGTATAGACCGGATCTCTGAGCGCCGGGCATGCCGGGTTCTTGGACAACCCCGCAGCACCCAGCGCAGGGAACTGAGGATCAAAGAAGATGAACCTATGCTGGTGCAGGAGATGATTGAACTGGCGACACAGTACGGCCGCTATGGTTACCGGCGTATAACCGCCATGCTTCGGCATCGGGGATGGAAAGTGAATCATAAACGGATCGAACGGATGTGGCGACGGGAAGGGCTCAAGGTGCCGTCTAAACAGCCCAAGCGGCGTAGACTGTGGTTGAATGACGGATCATGCGTGCGGCTGCGCCCCTCGGGAAAAAACCATGTATGGAGTTATGACTTTGTACATAGTCGTACCCATGATGGTCGGGCGTTCCGGATACTCAATATTATCGATGAGTTCACCCGGGAATGTCTGGCGATCAAGGTGGCGAGGAAACTGCAGAGCAAGGATGTTCTGGAGGCGCTTGGAAAGTTGTTCATTCACCGGGGCATTCCTGGATACATTCGCTCAGACAACGGAAGCGAGTTCATAGCCGTGAAACTGCGTGAGTGGCTGCAGAAGCTCGGAGTAAAAACGCTCTACATCGAGCCTGGCAGCCCGTGGGAGAATGGATACATCGAATCCTTTAATGGCAAGATGCGGGATGAGCTTCTTAATCTCGAAATCTTCGATACGTTGAGGGAAGTGGAGGTTCTGTGCGAATGGTGGCGTCAGGGATACAACACGGTCAGACCGCATAGCTCGCTGGGCTATCGGCCTCCGGTACCGGAGGCCGTCAGACCCCGGCCGTTGGCCGTGGTGCCACTGCGCTCCCCACCAGCTGTTGACTTAACCCAAATCCTAACTTAA
- a CDS encoding beta-galactosidase: MNFRLSLLPWLALLFATTLCRAEKMIQPLEDQRPLKLPMRVVNFEDGHIQAALPEKGTSLKATIRPEGKTWNCSEKLWLLLDVENRGDEPVLVRAEVSSEKNKGWGTNKGAVVIPAGVTGTLPVLIIRGEVGERTEELKKLFDRMRGYPGGHQQTSWRVINASLLNRVQLQFFTDADAVNCTVSNLRGAVDFYLPAMDELKNNYVPATDKYGQNRQADWKFKIKSDEDFSTAHRAELQWLEKFQTLENRTKYGGWTGDEQFKANGHFQTLEKNGVWYLLDPEGRPFWSFGATGFNLGLGKTKTPGVGNWNPRQSNLKIKFGEEWRDEYPRFVHERLRAWGMNTLGNWSSPDFYSLQKTPYVVAVHFRRPSLHEPDEHAHSSLPDVFHEDYRSAVFNAVEKFPKEAVDPWCIGFFIDNELPFHQPATPATKALLSGVENASRKVFITQLKEKYASIEELNQIWNADFTDWDAVAPVKGKWSEQRHADMLEFSEAWYREYYSICREAMRAGAPDKLYLGSRINHSKNQTALNICSEYADVVSINFYDYTPDCFEPPEGFNAPVIIGEYHFGTVTERGMWGSGLCSGMDIDHVSELFRNYTREAVKNPLIVGSHWFKFSDQPLTGRKDGENYRIGFVDVTDTPYPEMVKACRTVTDEMYPLRKTLEKE; this comes from the coding sequence ATGAACTTCAGATTGAGTCTACTCCCATGGTTGGCGTTGCTGTTTGCAACGACCCTGTGCCGTGCGGAAAAAATGATCCAGCCCTTGGAAGATCAGCGTCCGCTGAAGCTGCCGATGCGGGTGGTCAATTTTGAGGATGGACACATCCAGGCCGCCCTGCCGGAAAAAGGTACTTCGCTAAAAGCGACTATTCGTCCGGAAGGAAAAACCTGGAATTGTTCAGAAAAACTCTGGCTTCTGCTTGATGTCGAAAATCGCGGTGATGAACCCGTGCTGGTTCGAGCAGAGGTTTCATCCGAGAAAAATAAGGGTTGGGGAACCAACAAGGGGGCGGTCGTCATTCCTGCTGGGGTAACCGGAACACTTCCTGTGTTAATTATCCGGGGCGAAGTCGGCGAGCGGACGGAGGAGCTGAAAAAGTTATTCGACCGAATGCGCGGCTATCCCGGCGGGCATCAGCAGACGAGCTGGCGGGTGATCAATGCATCGTTACTCAACCGCGTGCAGTTACAGTTTTTTACAGATGCGGATGCCGTGAACTGTACCGTTTCCAACCTGCGCGGTGCCGTCGATTTTTATCTGCCCGCAATGGACGAGCTGAAAAATAATTATGTGCCCGCGACGGATAAATATGGCCAGAACCGACAGGCGGATTGGAAATTTAAGATCAAATCAGATGAAGATTTTTCGACTGCCCATAGAGCTGAGCTCCAATGGTTGGAAAAGTTCCAGACCCTGGAAAACCGCACGAAGTATGGCGGTTGGACGGGTGATGAACAGTTCAAGGCGAACGGCCATTTCCAAACCTTGGAAAAAAACGGGGTTTGGTATTTGCTGGATCCGGAAGGCCGTCCATTCTGGTCGTTTGGTGCCACAGGCTTTAATCTGGGTTTGGGCAAAACCAAAACGCCGGGTGTTGGAAACTGGAACCCGCGTCAGAGTAACCTGAAAATAAAATTCGGCGAAGAATGGCGCGACGAGTATCCCCGGTTTGTTCATGAACGACTTCGTGCGTGGGGCATGAATACGCTGGGGAACTGGAGCAGTCCGGATTTTTACAGCCTTCAGAAAACCCCTTATGTGGTTGCCGTCCACTTTCGCCGTCCGTCGTTGCATGAACCGGATGAGCATGCGCATAGCAGCCTGCCGGATGTGTTTCATGAGGATTACCGTTCGGCGGTATTCAACGCCGTGGAAAAGTTCCCGAAAGAAGCGGTTGATCCGTGGTGCATCGGCTTTTTTATTGATAATGAACTGCCTTTTCACCAACCGGCCACTCCGGCAACCAAGGCACTGCTTTCGGGGGTGGAGAATGCGAGCCGTAAGGTGTTTATTACTCAACTGAAAGAAAAGTATGCATCGATTGAGGAGCTGAATCAGATATGGAATGCCGATTTTACGGACTGGGATGCGGTTGCTCCTGTTAAAGGGAAATGGAGCGAACAGCGCCATGCGGATATGCTGGAATTCAGCGAGGCATGGTATCGGGAATATTATTCGATCTGCCGGGAGGCCATGCGCGCCGGGGCGCCGGATAAACTGTATCTGGGCAGCCGCATTAATCATTCGAAAAATCAGACCGCACTGAATATCTGCAGTGAATATGCCGATGTGGTCAGCATTAACTTTTATGACTACACGCCGGATTGTTTTGAGCCGCCGGAAGGTTTTAATGCGCCGGTTATCATCGGTGAATATCACTTTGGAACCGTGACGGAACGGGGGATGTGGGGCAGTGGCCTGTGTTCGGGTATGGATATCGATCATGTTTCTGAACTGTTCCGCAACTATACGCGGGAAGCAGTGAAGAATCCGCTGATCGTCGGATCGCACTGGTTCAAGTTTTCGGACCAGCCGCTGACCGGCCGGAAAGACGGCGAGAATTATCGTATTGGTTTTGTTGATGTAACGGACACCCCGTATCCGGAAATGGTGAAAGCCTGCCGGACGGTGACAGACGAAATGTACCCCCTTAGAAAAACTCTGGAGAAGGAGTGA